A window of the Streptomyces albireticuli genome harbors these coding sequences:
- a CDS encoding MATE family efflux transporter produces MPTVRRTGPATLLRDSRALAGLAVPLVLTQLAQVALTTTDTVMMGLLGTRDLAAGGLALVLFNQLRTMGVGLVTSVGNRIAAAAARAETADGAARGGEDARGGADVRRIVRASMAVATLAGLAGAVLLILLGEGLTLLGQEAAVAARARTMLLALAPGLLPCLWFQAVRQFTVGMRRPQALLRITLASVAVNAGLNWVLVHGTWGLPELGLPGIGVATSTVHLLSFLALYASARRDAVLAPLLSPNALKADRATVRELVRLGVPVAATYGSEAGFFSVTALMAGSFGSAALAAHTAVNQLVYIVFQVAVGLSHAASIHVSRELALGRFDAARRLRDTALACGAAVMTAVAVVYVTLPGPVLRPFLDPGATGDGEAVTIATRLLLVVAVLQFFDCAQNIGVGLLRGLDDTRGGFRVTLVGYWAVGLPAAWLLGHAAGLGTLGIWLGLLTGLATTALLLLRRYAAGLGACARAHEAERQAVGKSNMLGNCG; encoded by the coding sequence ATGCCCACCGTGCGGCGGACCGGGCCGGCCACCCTGCTCCGCGACAGCCGGGCCCTGGCCGGCCTCGCCGTCCCCCTCGTCCTCACCCAGCTCGCCCAGGTCGCCCTGACCACCACCGACACGGTGATGATGGGCCTCCTCGGCACCCGGGACCTGGCGGCCGGCGGCCTCGCGCTCGTGCTCTTCAACCAGCTCCGCACCATGGGCGTCGGCCTCGTCACCTCCGTGGGCAACCGGATCGCGGCCGCCGCCGCCCGCGCCGAGACCGCGGACGGCGCCGCCCGCGGTGGTGAGGATGCCCGCGGCGGTGCGGACGTCCGCCGGATCGTGCGCGCGAGCATGGCCGTGGCCACGCTCGCCGGCCTCGCCGGAGCCGTCCTCCTGATCCTCCTCGGCGAGGGCCTGACCCTCCTCGGCCAGGAGGCGGCCGTCGCCGCCCGCGCCCGTACGATGCTCCTCGCCCTCGCCCCCGGACTGCTGCCCTGCCTGTGGTTCCAGGCCGTCCGCCAGTTCACCGTCGGCATGCGCCGCCCGCAGGCCCTGCTGCGGATCACCCTCGCCTCCGTCGCGGTCAACGCCGGACTGAACTGGGTGCTCGTCCACGGCACCTGGGGCCTGCCGGAGCTCGGGCTCCCCGGCATCGGCGTGGCCACCTCCACCGTCCACCTCCTCTCCTTCCTCGCCCTCTACGCCTCGGCGCGCCGGGACGCCGTGCTGGCCCCGCTGCTGAGCCCGAACGCCCTCAAGGCCGACCGTGCCACCGTGCGCGAACTCGTCCGCCTGGGCGTCCCCGTCGCCGCGACCTACGGTTCCGAGGCGGGGTTCTTCTCCGTGACGGCCCTGATGGCCGGCTCCTTCGGCAGCGCCGCCCTGGCCGCCCACACCGCGGTCAACCAGCTCGTCTACATCGTCTTCCAGGTCGCCGTCGGCCTCTCCCACGCGGCCTCCATCCACGTCAGCCGCGAGCTCGCCCTCGGCCGCTTCGACGCCGCCCGGCGTCTCCGGGACACCGCGCTCGCCTGCGGCGCCGCCGTCATGACCGCCGTCGCCGTCGTCTACGTCACCCTGCCCGGCCCGGTGCTGCGCCCGTTCCTCGACCCCGGCGCCACGGGCGACGGCGAAGCCGTGACGATCGCGACCCGGCTGCTGCTCGTCGTCGCCGTGCTCCAGTTCTTCGACTGCGCCCAGAACATCGGCGTGGGGCTGCTGCGCGGCCTCGACGACACCCGCGGCGGGTTCCGCGTCACCCTCGTCGGCTACTGGGCCGTCGGGCTGCCCGCCGCGTGGCTCCTCGGCCACGCCGCGGGCCTCGGAACCCTCGGCATCTGGCTCGGCCTCCTCACCGGCCTCGCCACCACGGCGCTCCTGCTCCTGCGCCGCTACGCCGCCGGGCTGGGGGCCTGTGCCAGAGCCCATGAGGCGGAGCGCCAGGCGGTCGGTAAATCGAATATGCTGGGCAATTGCGGGTAA
- a CDS encoding cysteine synthase family protein translates to MNEALTRPAVVSRISDLIGYTPLFELCRTDTGSRLLLKLEMYNPTGSAKIRMARQMVLDAEARGALRPGGRIIESTSGNTGLGLAVIAAERGYAFTAVVDNHACPDKLRGMKALGTELVRVADDGTDELATAAREELAAEMARGRDNTVFTEQHNNPSNGIGYHPVAHELHQALDGRIDVLIGAVGTGGALCGTARELRKLVPAFRTIGVEPKGSVAFGGPAHDYYQSGTGTPEGAGIGALVDFDLIDEGVKVGDVEAFATARAVARTGLLIGGSAGGVVHEALARLRSFPPGTTMVALVNDGGEKYMDTVFDDDWMNARNLVDLAVEREIDETLTKLRKN, encoded by the coding sequence ATGAACGAGGCACTGACGCGCCCCGCCGTGGTCTCCCGCATATCCGACCTCATCGGATACACCCCGCTGTTCGAACTGTGCCGCACCGACACCGGCAGCCGCCTGCTCCTCAAGCTGGAGATGTACAACCCCACCGGCAGCGCCAAGATCCGGATGGCCCGCCAGATGGTCCTCGACGCCGAGGCCCGCGGCGCGCTCCGCCCCGGCGGCCGCATCATCGAGTCCACCTCGGGCAACACCGGCCTCGGACTCGCCGTCATCGCCGCCGAGCGCGGCTACGCCTTCACCGCCGTCGTCGACAACCACGCCTGCCCCGACAAGCTGCGCGGCATGAAGGCGCTCGGCACCGAGCTCGTCCGGGTCGCCGACGACGGCACGGACGAGCTCGCCACCGCGGCCCGCGAGGAACTCGCCGCGGAGATGGCGCGCGGCCGGGACAACACCGTCTTCACCGAACAGCACAACAACCCCAGCAACGGCATCGGCTACCACCCCGTCGCCCACGAGCTCCACCAGGCGCTCGACGGCCGCATCGACGTCCTGATCGGCGCCGTCGGCACCGGCGGCGCCCTCTGCGGCACCGCCCGGGAGCTGCGCAAGCTCGTACCGGCCTTCAGGACCATAGGCGTCGAACCCAAGGGGTCCGTGGCCTTCGGCGGCCCCGCCCACGACTACTACCAGTCCGGCACCGGCACCCCCGAGGGCGCCGGGATCGGCGCGCTCGTGGACTTCGACCTGATCGACGAGGGCGTGAAGGTCGGCGACGTCGAGGCGTTCGCCACCGCCCGCGCCGTCGCCCGCACCGGCCTGCTCATCGGCGGCTCCGCCGGGGGAGTGGTCCACGAGGCGCTGGCCCGCTTGCGGTCGTTCCCCCCGGGCACCACCATGGTCGCCCTCGTCAACGACGGCGGAGAGAAGTACATGGACACGGTCTTCGACGACGACTGGATGAACGCCCGGAACCTCGTCGACCTCGCGGTGGAGCGCGAGATCGACGAGACCCTGACCAAGCTCCGCAAGAACTGA
- a CDS encoding Y4yA family PLP-dependent enzyme, which produces MAVNGIPPAPPGPPSLPAHPDPATDAILDSGLLHELSHAFGGPFHFLLPHRFDANLAALRAALDEAGVDGRVYYAKKANKAAVWVERCAARGAGVDVAAPGELREALGHGVRGEDLVVTGPAKSDELLRAAALHGALTTVDSLGELDRLLTGARTRSGALRPARLLLRRLPPAQPESRFGMDGAEIEEALGRCVRAGDAIRMEGFSFHLSGYATRPRADLAGHLVDLCLKARAMGLRADRISIGGGLAVDYTAAADWHAFLAAQRPAHYHARKSFAAGDFYPYHSPVAGAAALRAVLDAVPEGGRESLAARLRGTGTRLLAEPGRALLDRAGSSVFRVQGVKDRAGYAILTVDGTSLSLSEQWFGSEYLPDPALVTPAGRALGQGAHPACVGGATCLESDLLTWRKIPFPARPAVGDLLVYPNTAGYQMDSNESSFHDLPLPPKIVIEAAGGRGTGGGRPRWRLDRHLAR; this is translated from the coding sequence GTGGCGGTGAACGGCATACCCCCGGCCCCTCCCGGCCCTCCCTCCCTGCCCGCGCATCCGGACCCCGCGACGGACGCGATCCTCGACAGCGGCCTGCTCCACGAGCTGTCCCACGCCTTCGGCGGCCCGTTCCACTTCCTGCTGCCGCACCGCTTCGACGCCAACCTGGCCGCGCTCCGCGCCGCCCTGGACGAGGCGGGCGTGGACGGGCGCGTGTACTACGCGAAGAAGGCCAACAAGGCCGCCGTATGGGTCGAACGCTGCGCCGCCCGCGGCGCCGGTGTCGACGTCGCCGCCCCTGGCGAGCTCCGCGAGGCCCTCGGCCACGGCGTCCGCGGCGAGGACCTCGTCGTCACCGGGCCCGCCAAGAGCGACGAACTGCTGCGGGCGGCCGCCCTCCACGGCGCCCTGACCACCGTCGACTCCCTCGGCGAACTGGACCGCCTCCTCACCGGGGCCCGGACCCGGAGCGGCGCGCTCCGCCCGGCCCGGCTGCTGCTGCGCCGGCTCCCCCCGGCGCAGCCGGAGAGCCGCTTCGGCATGGACGGGGCCGAGATCGAGGAGGCGCTGGGGCGGTGCGTGCGCGCCGGTGACGCGATCCGGATGGAAGGCTTCTCCTTCCATCTGTCCGGCTACGCCACCCGGCCGCGCGCCGACCTCGCCGGACACCTCGTCGACCTCTGCCTCAAGGCCCGCGCCATGGGCCTGCGGGCCGACCGGATCAGCATCGGCGGCGGCCTCGCCGTCGACTACACGGCCGCCGCCGACTGGCACGCCTTCCTCGCGGCGCAGCGGCCCGCGCACTACCACGCCCGTAAGTCCTTCGCGGCGGGCGACTTCTACCCCTACCACTCGCCGGTCGCCGGGGCCGCCGCGCTCCGGGCCGTGCTGGACGCCGTCCCCGAGGGCGGCCGCGAGAGCCTGGCCGCCAGACTCCGGGGGACGGGCACGAGGCTGCTGGCGGAGCCCGGGCGCGCGCTGCTGGACCGGGCGGGCTCGTCCGTCTTCCGCGTCCAGGGCGTCAAGGACCGTGCCGGCTACGCGATCCTCACCGTCGACGGGACCAGCCTGAGCCTGTCCGAGCAGTGGTTTGGCAGCGAGTACCTGCCCGACCCCGCCCTGGTCACCCCGGCCGGGCGGGCCCTCGGCCAGGGCGCGCACCCCGCGTGCGTGGGCGGGGCGACCTGCCTGGAGTCCGACCTGCTCACCTGGCGCAAGATCCCCTTCCCGGCCCGCCCGGCCGTCGGCGACCTGCTCGTCTACCCCAACACGGCCGGGTACCAGATGGACTCCAACGAGTCCTCGTTCCACGACCTGCCGCTGCCACCGAAGATCGTCATCGAGGCCGCGGGCGGGCGGGGGACCGGAGGCGGGCGGCCCCGCTGGCGCCTCGACCGGCACCTCGCCCGCTGA
- a CDS encoding ornithine cyclodeaminase, which produces MTGTTEPRIPLGAAAPADDRTLRLLSTSDLAGLDISLADVVGTVEGAYRTLAAGRSDNPRKLTVKPSDGHSVSYAMLGRDGSRDVVAVKTSYKHGLHKGREEQHYYTSLTLYDDVTGLPVAMMDCGRVGALRTPAVSALLARECAAPGARSALVIGTGTQGRLALPFLLTTLPGLDRLMLFGTHPEGIEAVRARLRAHFPGRDVEVVADVRAAAGDADVVVATAGAHTPAAVEAGDLAPGTLGILVGHGLAPSTLHRADRVVATSEAQMNVTGTDMADADGKLPAVDAEFPPVLAGAAAGRTAPTERIFAYNSGLVVTDIALGHRFAQLAIEQGLGTRVPLWR; this is translated from the coding sequence ATGACCGGTACCACGGAACCCCGGATACCCCTCGGCGCGGCCGCACCCGCCGACGACAGGACCCTGCGCCTGCTGTCCACCAGCGACCTCGCGGGCCTCGACATCTCCCTGGCCGACGTCGTCGGCACGGTCGAGGGCGCCTACCGCACCCTGGCCGCCGGCCGCTCGGACAACCCGCGCAAGCTCACCGTCAAACCCTCCGACGGCCACTCCGTCTCGTACGCGATGCTCGGCCGTGACGGCTCCCGCGACGTCGTCGCCGTCAAGACCTCGTACAAGCACGGCCTGCACAAGGGCCGCGAGGAGCAGCACTACTACACCTCCCTCACGCTCTACGACGACGTCACCGGCCTGCCCGTGGCGATGATGGACTGCGGCCGCGTCGGCGCCCTGCGCACCCCGGCCGTCTCCGCCCTGCTGGCCCGCGAGTGCGCCGCCCCCGGGGCCCGCAGCGCGCTGGTGATCGGCACCGGCACCCAGGGGCGGCTGGCCCTGCCGTTCCTGCTGACCACGCTGCCCGGCCTGGACCGGCTGATGCTCTTCGGCACCCACCCCGAGGGCATCGAGGCCGTACGGGCGCGGCTGCGCGCCCACTTCCCCGGCCGCGACGTCGAGGTCGTGGCCGACGTCCGGGCCGCGGCGGGCGACGCCGACGTCGTCGTGGCCACGGCCGGCGCGCACACCCCCGCCGCCGTCGAGGCCGGGGACCTGGCGCCGGGAACGCTGGGGATCCTGGTCGGCCACGGCCTGGCCCCCTCCACGCTGCACCGCGCCGACCGCGTCGTGGCCACCAGCGAGGCCCAGATGAACGTCACCGGCACCGACATGGCCGACGCCGACGGCAAACTCCCCGCCGTGGACGCCGAGTTCCCCCCGGTCCTCGCGGGCGCGGCGGCGGGCCGCACCGCGCCGACCGAGCGGATCTTCGCCTACAACAGCGGCCTGGTCGTCACCGACATCGCCCTCGGCCACCGCTTCGCCCAGCTCGCCATCGAGCAGGGCCTCGGGACGCGGGTGCCGCTGTGGCGGTGA
- a CDS encoding TauD/TfdA family dioxygenase encodes MSTGVPPVRLLDPTAAAEVDHAAGTILATYGTSATSAQLLGHVARSAADLSESVRRHLRPVDTDDGLFVLRGLTVDDIAVGPTPESWATAGDRGAAHDIAMLLLATVMGDPLAWEGQQEGRFVHNIVPAPGHEAEQTGASSDVLLSPHTEDAFHPGRAHLLMLGCVRNHDRVATTAASVRHVRLDEDDIAALTRPELPILPDDAYTNVWDPGERGAGRPPDVPTLWRSPDGLTLRFDPAYTPLEKATPGYRAACGRLEAELARVSVAVSLEPGEVLVIDNDLVVHGRVPFKARYDGTDRWLKRASVRVPGRTTRPPAETAEHGYGQAAVEAYATRGAG; translated from the coding sequence ATGAGCACGGGAGTCCCACCCGTCCGCCTGCTCGACCCCACCGCCGCCGCCGAGGTCGACCACGCCGCCGGAACGATCCTCGCCACGTACGGCACCTCCGCCACGTCCGCCCAACTCCTCGGACACGTCGCCCGGTCGGCCGCCGACCTCAGCGAGTCGGTCCGGCGGCACCTGCGGCCCGTCGACACCGACGACGGCCTGTTCGTGCTGCGCGGCCTGACCGTCGACGACATCGCCGTGGGCCCCACGCCCGAGAGCTGGGCAACGGCGGGGGACCGCGGCGCCGCCCACGACATCGCGATGCTGCTGCTCGCCACCGTCATGGGCGACCCCCTCGCCTGGGAGGGGCAGCAGGAGGGCCGCTTCGTCCACAACATCGTCCCCGCCCCCGGCCACGAGGCGGAGCAGACCGGCGCCAGCAGCGACGTCCTCCTCAGCCCGCACACCGAGGACGCCTTCCACCCGGGCCGCGCCCACCTGCTGATGCTCGGCTGCGTCCGTAACCACGACCGGGTCGCCACCACCGCCGCGAGCGTCCGCCACGTGCGCCTGGACGAGGACGACATCGCCGCGCTCACCCGCCCCGAGCTGCCCATCCTCCCCGACGACGCCTACACGAACGTGTGGGACCCGGGCGAGCGCGGGGCCGGGCGGCCACCGGACGTCCCCACCCTCTGGCGCTCCCCCGACGGCCTCACCCTGCGCTTCGACCCCGCCTACACCCCGCTGGAGAAGGCCACCCCCGGCTACCGGGCCGCGTGCGGGCGCCTGGAGGCCGAACTCGCCCGCGTTTCCGTCGCGGTGAGCCTCGAACCCGGCGAGGTCCTCGTCATCGACAACGACCTCGTGGTGCACGGCCGGGTCCCGTTCAAGGCCCGCTACGACGGCACCGACCGCTGGCTCAAGCGCGCCTCCGTACGCGTACCCGGGCGCACCACCCGGCCGCCGGCCGAGACCGCCGAACACGGCTACGGCCAGGCCGCCGTGGAGGCGTACGCGACGCGGGGCGCGGGCTGA
- a CDS encoding ABC transporter substrate-binding protein — MIWTRRQALWAGGGIGTAALLTACGGDKDAASSPADSSGGTPRKGGTLRVGALGRASATTRDPHGNQGNESDYLIIALVHDTLTAPGLKDNTVGRLATSWKPSGDLKTWRFTLAKGATFHDGSPVTADDVVWSLRRLRNTPAGASRLPGVKAENITADGKDTVVLVSDDANAELPLLTRLSTFVLKKDTPGKDIPKAPGTGPFKLDWFRGGNARLVRNDTWHGGRVHLDAIEVTMFESPQAMANALLGGQIDLASNVGPVAARSAASRKDVQLVRRPGDMALPLVMRTADGPFADVRVREAMKLVVDREAMVEQVLSGYGTVANDVLGTADPAYAKDLPRRTRDLAKARKLLAEAGFDLSRTYELVTTEDVPGLAESATLFANHAREAGVKVKVVKQESGAFYEKTWLKGSFYTNYWGTNDSVIFLAAKMITGAGQNEAGWSDPGFDSAYRKAVGAADEKARATALRELQRIEHDRSGYLLWGVADGIDLAGSKVRDLPKLPGYGRVQLERVWLAR, encoded by the coding sequence GTGATTTGGACAAGGCGTCAGGCGCTCTGGGCCGGCGGCGGCATAGGCACGGCCGCCCTGCTCACCGCGTGCGGCGGCGACAAGGACGCGGCATCCTCACCGGCGGACTCCTCCGGCGGCACCCCCCGGAAAGGCGGCACCCTCCGCGTCGGCGCGCTGGGCCGCGCCTCCGCCACCACACGTGACCCGCACGGCAACCAGGGCAACGAGAGCGACTACCTGATCATCGCCCTCGTCCATGACACCCTCACCGCACCCGGCCTCAAGGACAACACCGTCGGCCGCCTCGCCACCAGCTGGAAACCCTCCGGCGACCTCAAGACCTGGCGCTTCACCCTCGCGAAGGGCGCGACGTTCCACGACGGTTCACCGGTCACCGCCGACGACGTGGTGTGGTCGCTGCGCAGACTCCGCAACACCCCCGCCGGCGCCTCCCGGCTGCCGGGCGTCAAGGCGGAGAACATCACCGCCGACGGCAAGGACACCGTCGTGCTGGTCTCCGACGACGCCAACGCCGAACTGCCCCTGCTGACCCGCCTGTCGACGTTCGTCCTCAAGAAGGACACCCCCGGCAAGGACATCCCCAAGGCCCCGGGCACCGGCCCGTTCAAGCTCGACTGGTTCCGGGGCGGCAACGCCCGGCTGGTGCGCAACGACACGTGGCACGGCGGGCGGGTGCACCTCGACGCCATCGAGGTCACCATGTTCGAGAGCCCCCAGGCCATGGCCAACGCCCTGCTGGGCGGCCAGATCGACCTGGCCTCCAACGTCGGCCCCGTCGCGGCCCGTTCGGCGGCCTCGCGCAAGGACGTCCAGCTCGTCCGCCGGCCGGGCGACATGGCGCTGCCCCTCGTCATGCGCACCGCCGACGGCCCCTTCGCCGACGTCAGGGTCCGCGAGGCCATGAAGCTCGTCGTCGACCGCGAGGCGATGGTCGAGCAGGTCCTCTCCGGCTACGGAACCGTCGCCAACGACGTGCTGGGCACCGCCGACCCGGCCTACGCCAAGGACCTCCCCCGGCGCACGCGCGACCTCGCCAAGGCCAGGAAGCTGCTCGCCGAGGCGGGCTTCGACCTGTCCAGGACCTACGAGCTCGTCACCACCGAGGACGTCCCCGGACTGGCCGAGTCCGCGACCCTGTTCGCCAACCACGCCCGCGAGGCCGGCGTCAAGGTCAAGGTCGTCAAGCAGGAGTCGGGCGCCTTCTACGAGAAGACCTGGCTCAAGGGCTCCTTCTACACCAACTACTGGGGCACCAACGACTCCGTGATCTTCCTCGCCGCCAAGATGATCACCGGCGCCGGGCAGAACGAGGCCGGCTGGTCGGACCCGGGCTTCGACAGCGCGTACCGCAAGGCCGTCGGCGCCGCCGACGAGAAGGCCCGCGCCACGGCCCTCCGCGAGCTCCAGCGCATCGAGCACGACCGGTCCGGCTATCTGCTGTGGGGCGTGGCCGACGGCATCGACCTGGCCGGCTCCAAGGTGCGCGACCTGCCCAAGCTGCCCGGCTACGGACGGGTTCAGCTCGAACGCGTCTGGCTGGCCCGTTGA
- a CDS encoding ABC transporter permease → MAGPLSGTATERTEAATPPVAAPAPRRAAAAALGAGVVLAKRALMLAVLLAAVFAAVELLPGDAASATSDRGESAADAAARRRLLGLDRPVWERFLDWMTALPTGDLGTSARGEHVTDLLSAPFPNTLLLGGTAFAATLATALALGCWAALRPGGPVDRIVNVTSGITLALPEFVVSVGLLLPLSLWTGWLPAVTLTAPDGAPASWTMLVMPVLALTVPQAGWNARIVRGALADQAGAPHVSAARLDGLSPRRVLLRHALPGAWPAIATGAATSTGMLLGGAVVVETLFNYPGLGTVLAGAVSDRDTPVIAGVVACTGAVISLVLLCADVIRARTLGARP, encoded by the coding sequence CTGGCTGGCCCGTTGAGCGGGACGGCGACGGAACGGACCGAGGCCGCCACTCCCCCGGTGGCGGCCCCGGCCCCGCGCCGTGCCGCGGCGGCGGCCCTCGGCGCCGGCGTGGTGCTCGCCAAGCGCGCCCTGATGCTGGCCGTGCTGCTCGCCGCCGTGTTCGCCGCCGTCGAACTGCTGCCCGGCGACGCCGCGTCGGCCACCTCCGACCGCGGCGAGAGCGCCGCCGACGCCGCGGCCCGCCGCCGTCTGCTCGGCCTGGACCGGCCGGTGTGGGAGCGGTTCCTGGACTGGATGACGGCCCTGCCCACCGGCGACCTCGGCACCTCCGCCCGCGGCGAGCACGTCACCGACCTGCTCTCCGCGCCCTTCCCCAACACCCTCCTGCTCGGCGGCACGGCCTTCGCCGCGACCCTCGCCACGGCGCTCGCCCTGGGCTGCTGGGCGGCCCTGCGCCCGGGCGGCCCGGTCGACCGGATCGTCAACGTCACCTCCGGTATCACCCTGGCCCTGCCCGAATTCGTGGTCTCCGTCGGCCTGTTGCTGCCGCTGTCCCTGTGGACCGGCTGGCTGCCCGCCGTCACCCTCACCGCCCCCGACGGCGCGCCCGCCTCCTGGACCATGCTGGTCATGCCCGTCCTGGCCCTCACCGTGCCGCAGGCCGGCTGGAACGCCCGCATCGTCCGCGGCGCCCTGGCCGACCAGGCCGGCGCCCCGCACGTGAGCGCCGCCCGGCTGGACGGCCTGTCCCCCCGGCGCGTGCTGCTCCGGCACGCGCTCCCCGGCGCGTGGCCCGCGATCGCCACGGGCGCCGCGACGTCCACCGGGATGCTGCTGGGCGGCGCCGTCGTCGTGGAGACCCTCTTCAACTACCCCGGCCTCGGCACCGTCCTGGCCGGTGCCGTGAGCGACCGCGACACACCGGTCATCGCCGGGGTCGTGGCCTGCACCGGGGCCGTCATCAGCCTCGTCCTGCTGTGCGCCGACGTCATCCGCGCCCGCACCCTGGGAGCCCGCCCATGA
- a CDS encoding ABC transporter permease: MSSAALTPARAPRARARVLLAVAPGALLTLLALTGPLFAPRPMDEPVTAPYAPPGTAALLGGDQLGRDVLSRMLHGGSALIGSALAVAVTVTAVAAVLGCFAVLSPTVGRLVERGADIAILLPPVLGMMLLALAWPGGGRFAVMAAALALGVPYAVRVVASAAAPVAASGFVEAAAAGGERLWHLALREVLPNLRATVLALFGLRFVAAVYVISMAGFLQLGPRPPAADWALMIRENAPGALLNPWAVVAPSLAIGLLAVSVNLAADALTPAARRAAAGT; the protein is encoded by the coding sequence ATGAGCTCCGCCGCCCTCACCCCCGCCCGCGCCCCGCGCGCCCGGGCCCGCGTGCTCCTCGCGGTGGCTCCCGGCGCCCTGCTGACCCTGCTCGCGCTGACCGGGCCGCTGTTCGCCCCGCGCCCGATGGACGAACCGGTCACCGCGCCCTACGCCCCGCCCGGCACCGCGGCACTCCTCGGCGGCGACCAGCTCGGCCGCGACGTGCTGAGCCGGATGCTGCACGGCGGCAGCGCCCTCATCGGCAGCGCCCTGGCCGTCGCCGTCACCGTCACCGCCGTGGCCGCCGTGCTCGGCTGCTTCGCCGTGCTCTCCCCCACCGTGGGGCGGCTCGTCGAGCGCGGCGCCGACATCGCCATCCTGCTGCCGCCGGTGCTGGGCATGATGCTGCTCGCCCTGGCCTGGCCCGGCGGCGGGCGGTTCGCCGTCATGGCCGCCGCCCTCGCGCTCGGCGTCCCGTACGCCGTGCGCGTCGTCGCGAGCGCGGCCGCCCCCGTCGCCGCGTCCGGCTTCGTCGAGGCGGCCGCCGCGGGCGGCGAACGGCTGTGGCACCTGGCGCTGCGCGAGGTGCTGCCCAACCTGCGCGCCACCGTCCTCGCCCTGTTCGGCCTGCGCTTCGTCGCCGCCGTCTACGTCATCTCGATGGCCGGCTTCCTCCAGCTCGGGCCCCGGCCGCCCGCCGCCGACTGGGCGCTGATGATCCGGGAGAACGCCCCCGGCGCCCTCCTCAACCCCTGGGCCGTCGTCGCGCCCAGCCTCGCCATCGGGCTCCTGGCCGTGAGCGTCAACCTCGCCGCCGACGCGCTCACGCCGGCGGCGCGGCGCGCGGCGGCGGGCACCTGA
- a CDS encoding ABC transporter ATP-binding protein: protein MTETPPTVVGVTDLEISIPGGPTLLGKAGLTLRPGRITALTGPSGSGKSTLLRAVIGELPAGARVVSGTVDVLGQDVLALPEDRLRALRRHRVAYVGQDPGSALDPRMRVRHLVAETAADPSPRAVRDLLAECRLPVGDGLPDRRPGALSGGQQRRVALARALARRPDVLLLDEPTAGLDTALRDEIADLLRHLATSRGLAIVLACHDPALVERCADDVVDLGPAARTAPGPATAPVARPAVLPVSGAPGAGLAAEGVTVTFIQRGRNHRALAGADFAVAPGGATGVIGPSGSGKTTLLRVLAGLQRPDAGGLTLDGRALPALARRRGRTERRRVQLVPQNPLGALNPARTVGATLARPLRLHRAAARSELAGRVAGLLDQVGLPAGFARRYPHELSGGQRQRVSIARALAPGPDVLLCDEVTSALDPGTAGAVLELLTRLRAERGLALVLVSHELHLVAAHTDTVHVLEAGRVTATGDTRRMLPVVG, encoded by the coding sequence ATGACCGAGACCCCGCCGACCGTGGTCGGCGTCACCGACCTGGAGATATCCATACCGGGCGGCCCCACCCTGCTGGGCAAGGCCGGCCTCACCCTCCGGCCCGGCCGGATCACCGCCCTCACCGGCCCCTCCGGCTCCGGCAAGTCCACCCTGCTGCGGGCCGTGATCGGCGAGCTGCCCGCCGGGGCGCGGGTCGTCTCGGGGACCGTCGACGTCCTCGGCCAGGACGTCCTCGCCCTGCCCGAGGACCGGCTGCGCGCGCTGCGCCGCCACCGCGTCGCCTACGTCGGCCAGGACCCCGGCTCCGCCCTCGACCCCCGGATGCGGGTCCGGCACCTCGTCGCCGAGACGGCGGCGGACCCGTCCCCGCGCGCCGTCCGGGACCTGCTCGCCGAGTGCCGGCTGCCCGTGGGGGACGGGCTGCCCGACCGCCGCCCCGGCGCCCTCTCCGGCGGACAGCAGCGCAGGGTGGCGCTGGCCCGCGCCCTCGCCCGGCGGCCCGACGTGCTCCTGCTGGACGAGCCCACGGCCGGGCTCGACACCGCGCTGCGCGACGAGATCGCCGACCTGCTGCGCCACCTGGCGACCAGCCGCGGGCTCGCGATCGTCCTCGCCTGCCACGACCCCGCACTCGTCGAACGCTGCGCCGACGACGTCGTGGACCTCGGCCCGGCCGCCCGTACGGCGCCGGGCCCCGCCACCGCGCCCGTGGCCCGGCCGGCGGTCCTCCCCGTGAGCGGCGCGCCGGGGGCGGGGCTGGCGGCCGAAGGAGTCACCGTGACGTTCATCCAGCGCGGCCGGAACCACCGCGCCCTGGCCGGGGCCGACTTCGCGGTGGCCCCCGGCGGTGCCACCGGCGTCATCGGGCCGTCGGGCTCCGGCAAGACCACGCTGCTGCGCGTCCTGGCCGGGCTGCAACGGCCGGACGCGGGCGGGCTCACCCTCGACGGCCGCGCGCTGCCCGCCCTGGCCCGCCGGCGCGGCCGTACGGAGCGGCGCCGTGTCCAGCTCGTCCCGCAGAACCCCCTGGGCGCCCTCAACCCTGCCCGTACCGTCGGTGCCACGCTGGCCAGGCCCCTCCGGCTGCACCGGGCGGCGGCGCGGTCCGAGCTCGCCGGCCGGGTCGCCGGACTCCTCGACCAGGTGGGCCTGCCGGCGGGCTTCGCCCGCCGCTACCCCCACGAGCTGTCCGGCGGCCAGCGGCAGCGCGTGTCCATCGCCCGCGCCCTGGCCCCGGGCCCCGACGTCCTGCTGTGCGACGAGGTGACGTCCGCTCTCGACCCCGGCACGGCCGGCGCCGTGCTGGAACTCCTCACCCGGCTCAGGGCCGAACGGGGGCTGGCGCTGGTGCTCGTCAGCCACGAGCTCCACCTCGTGGCCGCGCACACCGACACGGTCCACGTACTCGAAGCGGGCCGGGTCACCGCGACCGGGGACACCCGGCGGATGCTCCCGGTGGTGGGATGA